TCGTGCTCTATTGGGTCGTCACTTGAACCGATTAACGAAAAAGCACCTTCGCAGAGGCATATGGCAGCGTCAAATTCCTCCTCACGGTTAAACTTCGTAGCGTCTGCTTTTATGAACTCCACTTCAACACCTTCTTTTTGAGCTCGTTTTCTTGCTTCTTCAAGCATTCCCTGGGATATGTCAATTCCCGTAACCTTGTATCCTCTTTTTGCAAGTTCTATCGAATGTCTTCCAACACCGCAGCCAACATCCAATATTTTGGCCCCCTTTTGGTAGCTGAAACTCATTTAATAGAAACTCTACTTCCTCCTTTGTGTATTTAGTAAACGGCTCTTTCAAGTAGTGACGTGCCTCTCTATCAAAAAAGTCTTCCCATTCATGTTTTTTCATTGTTATCACATCCGGAAGATTTCTTTTTTCGATAATTAAAAAGGTTTGCGGCATTTTAACATAGCCTGAAGCTTAATATACCTGTGAGGTCAAAGCAAAGATATGAACGAGAAACAGAAAATCATCCTTACTGGACCTTTCGCTTTTCTTTGGTTAGCAAGTTTTATGCACAAGGAAAAACCTAAGATTGAGATTGGGCAACCCGAGGAAGAGATGAGAAAAGAAAAAGACCCATTTGAATGGAAGAGCATTTGGTATGAAGAATCAGCGCTTTTTGAAGAGGACTACTAAAGACAGTATCAAAACTAAGCCCATTCCACAGATGGATGTCGAGGGAGATTGAGCTGCAGATTCTGTGACTGTTTGAGTGTGCTTTGGAATCGGCTTTGTCCTTGTTAAAATTATCGTTTTGCTGGTTGATTTCCCATAAAGAGTTACGTTTAAAGGCTCAAGCTTTTCCCAGGGCAAACCAGAGTACAAATCTACGCTGAAGCTTGTATTCACGGGAAGGCTGACAACTTGGAAATAATAGCCAGTTTTAGACATCATCAATGGAGTTGGTTCGGCCAATTCGGAGATATTGCCTTTAATCCATAGCTGACCCGTCAAATTAGATGCATTTAAAACGAGCAAAAATGCTTTTTGATTTCCGTTTAAATACCGGAGCTTAATTCTGTTGCTTCTCTTTCCATTTGTTTCAACGTAAACCTCAACCCAAGCTTTTTGAGTGTCCAGCTTGGGCATCTTAAAAACTATCATCTCATCGCTCCATTCAAGGACTTCTGCTCTTACTCCTTCAATAAACACATTTCCACTTTTTCCAAATCCAGCTCCACCAAGAATGAGTTTCTGACCTGGTTGAGCGATATATGGAGTTATGGACCCAATTAAAGGCTTCTCCTGCTTGCTCTCATAACTGAACACAAGCACTTTGTTTTTAGGGGCTGAGATTTCAGCTTTTCCAGCTTTAATCTGCATCTTAACTCCATAAAGAACATCTCTGTAAATTCCGTCGCTCCAGTTTAAGCTGAAGGTTAAGTTTTTGCTGTCCACCTTGTTCGCAACAACCAGAACTTTCTCGCTGCCAAATTTCCTCTCAAAGACCCAAGTGTTGTAATCAGCATAAACCGTCTCAAAATCTCCATAAGCGAGAGCGTTGTTCTCTTTTCTGAGCTCTGCAAGAGTTCTGATTATTCTTGCAGCCTCTGTTTGGTTGTTAAACTCCATCATTGGCCTGTTATACGGGTCACCTTTCCCTTCTTTGCTGACCAAATAGCTCTCATCGCCATAGTAAATCACCGGAATGCCAGGCAACGTCATTACCAAGCTCAATGCCATGTGATACCTATCGAGATTTTTACCTTCGCTTAGGTATCTGGGCAGATCATGATTGTCAAGGAAGTTAACTGCCTTATTCGGATAAACGAAGTGGGAGTAATATCTCTCAAGTTCTCTTGCAAGGGTCTTAAGGCTCCCACCAAAGGCAAACGTCCTCACAATGTCGTTCCTTATTGGAATGCTGAGCTGGGAAGAAACATTGGAATATTGATAAAAGTAGAACATGTCGTCATCTTTTTCAAAGTTACGCTTGTAGTACTCACCAAAGATAAAGAGAGGCTCTTGAATGTACAAATAAGCATAGAACTGAGTCAACCAGCCTAAGTCCATGTGTTTGACTGCATCAATTCTAAACCCACAAACACCGCTCCGAACAAACAAACTTGCACCATCTTTAAGATATTCATCAACCCAAGGGTTTAACTGGTTAAAGTCTGCCAGGCCAAAAAGATTTCCATATTTGAGCTCAAACCGCTCCCACACCTTAATGTTGCCGTTGTGGTGGTAAATATTCTCCAAGCTTCCCGTGTAAGGGTTCAACGTTGCATTTTTGCTGTCGGAATAGTAGTTTGTAATAAAGGTTCCGTTGTCATAAAGAGAACCAAATTCGCCATCAGTTGCTGGGTTCGAATGATTTGGAACAAAATCGACAATTATACAAATCCCCCTCTTCCCTGCTTCTTTGACTAAGGTATTAAAAACTCTCCAGTTGCCAAAATGCTCTTCTATTTTCTTGTAATCTCTTGTCCAGTATCCGTGATAGGGTGCAGAGCCTGATGCCATGCGGTTTATATTGTTGTTAACTGGAGACAGCCACACCATAGAAATCCCCAAGCTTTTGATGTAGTCAAGGTTCTCAATTATGCCTTCAAGGTCTCCACCCCAGTAAAGACGATAGTTGCTGTGAGTAGGATCGTAAAAAGGCTGATTATTGCTCTTATTTCCATCGTAAAAGCGATCCACTATTATCTGGTATATTACACATTTTTCTGGAATTTGATAGGCATAAACAGTTGGCAAAATTAGTAAGGGGATAAGTAGGACAGCCAACTTTCTCATTGTATCACCAAAAGTGATAGAAAAATGGACTTAAAAAACTTTACATCTAACCTGAAGCATCAGATTCTCTTGATGTCCTCGAACTCTATTGTCGCAATCTTTTCAAGAATGTCGTCGTTTGCAGATTTGATAACTTTTAGTTTATAGGTACTACCACTTCTCTCCCACTGCATAACTGATGTTGCCATTTCCTCAAACAAATGTAAGAACTCCGGAAATTTAGACTGCACCAAACTTTTGTTGATAAAATAGAATGCTATCCTCGTTTTGTTCCCAACATATTTAGAGATGTTCCTAAGCAATCTTACGCCTCCTCCGTATTCTTTTATTGAATTTATCAGTAAGAGCTTGTGAAGTCCTAATACAGGATTATATGCCATTTTAGATGGGCGAACTTTCTCATAAACGGGATTGTAGTACTGAAAATCCAGAGAGTATTTTTCAATATCGATTCTTCCAACTATTTCCCCACTTTCTCTATGACCCCCTATTTTTATAACTGGGATACTGCCAAATCCTTTTATAGGCAAGCCTATGAGCTCCAGCCGAGTTAAGAATTCAGGCAAAGTGTCAGCAATGTCATCAATTATCATTGGAATGTCGTTCTGCCTGCAGTACCTCTCCATTACATATAACAGGATTTCAGGAGATGAGACAGAGGCATATTCGATGAGCACTGTTTCACCGGCTCTCATTTTAGAAAAGATGAATTCAAACCCATGCTCAGCCACCAGTTACCACCGGAATTAATTTTTGAATCCAAAATATAAATAGTTTGCTAAAATTAACAAGAAATTTATACAATTTTGCCAAAGACAAGTACTCTTGGAGATAGAAAACTGCCAATCTGTTCCTTTTTCTTTCCCACACTTCCAATTGAGCTTATTAACTCAAATATATTGCCCACGAGCATATTATCCTTGAACGGTTTAATTTCTCCTTTTTCAATTATATAACCGAGTTCAACTGTCAATGAAAAGTCTCCACTTACCGGATTTGCTGTGTGCTCTCCAAAGACACGTTTCACAACTACAGCCTTTTCCAGATCCTCTAAGTTTTCTTTTTTCCCATCAACAATCACATTGCTGTTTCCAATATGTGGTGTTGTCCTGAAATCCCTAACGGCATTTCCAGTACTTTTCGTATCCATGAGTCGAGCATAGGTTTCATCGAAAAGAAAGTTCTTTAAAATGCCTCTCTCAAGTAACACAGTTCTCTGAGACGGATTGCCCTCACCATCAAAAGAATAACTGCCAAGCTTACCCTCAAGAGTGGCATCGTCTATCAGTGTAAATGCCTCACTTGCAATCATATCACCCAGCTTTGAAAATCTCGAGCGTTTGTAGTACACATTGTCTCCATAGAGATTAACCATTAAAATGCCCACAAGAGATACCACTGCATGGGGTTCCAAAATAATCTCCCCTTCGTATGGACTGCTCTTTTTGGCATTATAACTCAGTTCTGCTTCCTCTAAAGCTTCTTCAAGCCCCAGCGAAAGTTCCTCTTCGAGGTCTGGCATTAATCGAAAGCCTTTGTAATAGTTTCCACTTCCACTCCTCTCCGCTCTTTTGATGATATGGATACTCATGCTCAGCCCTGTTGTTTTTTCGGTTTTTTCCACCCCATTGGAGTTTGCTATCCCATCTACAGATACACCAAAAGCCATGCCACCAGAAAGGGCATATTCTGAACCAAGCCTCTCCTTTAGCTCCCCCTCTTTTTCAGCTAAAAGGAGAGCAGCTGAGTATGCATCGTCAAAACTCATCTCCTCAATTCTTCTGTCATAAAGGGCTTTGACTTTTTTATGTTTATTATCAGTGGAGAAACCATAAAAAGGCACTTCACTAACTTTTGCAAGCTTTATCGTCCTGTTCACGAATCTTTCCAAGCTGTTCTTGTCGTGGTTTACCCCCGTTATGTAAGAGAAGCCAACTTTTCCCTTATATCCAATTCTTAATCCAACGCCTGAATGGTATTTGCGCTGAGCTCTCACCAATTCACATCTCTCAACCTTAAAAGAACTGCCTCTCCCTATTTCCCAGTAAATTTCCCATTCAACGTCTTTGTGATTGAGAATTTTAATGAGCTCATCTATCATAGCAATCCACCCACCAAAGCTCTCGTCAATACATGAGGTCCCCCATCATCCACGGGCACCCACTGACCCTTTCCGCAATAGCCGGGGAACTCAACTTTCAAATCTTTACCAATAGCCCTAATATTCTTGAGAATATCAAGAATTTTTCCGGACAATGCAACATCCCGTATATGCGCCTTAATCTCACCATTTTCAATTAGGTAACCCTCTTTTGCTCCAAACATGAATGTTCCATCGGCTATGTCGACCTCTCCACCTTTATCTCCAATCAAATAAAGACCTTTTTTCACTTCACTAAGCATTTCTTCAAAGCTCCAGTCACGAGGTTCGATATAAGTGTTGCTCATCCTGACTAAGGGCTGATAGTTGTAGCTCTGAGCCCTTCCATGTCCATTTGGCTGCATATTAAGGTAAGCTGCTGTCTCTCTGTCAAGAAGGTACTCATTTAGAACACCATTTTTGATTATCTCAACCCTTTTTGCTTTTATACCTTCATCATCATAAATGTATGAGCCAAATTTTCCTTCTATGGTTGGATCATCAACAACAGTAAGCTCCTCAACGGCTATTTTCTCTCCAAGTTTCCCCTCTAAGATGCTTTCTCCATTCTTTATTGCATCACCTTCGCTTGCATGTCCCAAGGCTTCATGAATGAACACACCGGCAAGCTCTGGATCCATTATCACATCGAACTCTCCAGAAGGTGGAAGCTGGGCATTCAGAAGAGACTTTGCTTTTTCTTTCACAAAATCTGCCCAGTATCCTAAATCAATTCTATCGATTATCTCCCATCCACCAGTTCCACCGAATATTTTCCAGTAGCTCTGCATGTCCTTCCCTTTTTTAGCCGTTGCAGAGAAGCTGAGCCTTATCCTTGGGACTGTAGTTTCAATTTCACTTCCCAGTGAGTTGAAGTAAAACTGCCACTTTAAGCCATCGCCATAAGTCACTTTTCTGTTTACAATTCCATCTCCACTCAGAAACTTATCCATCATTTTCACAAGCTCAAGCTTTTCCTCCAAATCAACATCTGTGAAAGGCTTTTTCGCCTCAATTTCTGCCTTGTCCTTTATGGGATCATCCAGATAAACTTTTGAACCTCCTTTCATAAGTTTCGCTATTTTCATCGCCGTCTCAATTGCTTTTTCAGCCCTTCTCATGTCGTTGGCTGAAGAAAATCCCCATGCTCCTTGAAATGCTCTCACACCAATACCAATTTCCATATTTGAGGAAAGTTCTTCAAGGTGAGAATTTTGCATCTCCAGATGGGTGGCATTTATTTTAACTATCCTCACTTCATAGTAGTTGATTCCATACCGTCTCGCGAGTTCCTCTGCTTTCTTCATCAATCTCTCGATTTCCATGTGTATCACCCTGCAAATCACAGAAAGGGACACCCATTCATAAACCCAAATCAATTTATATCTCTTTCTCCGTGTAATTTATAGAAGAGTGTACCAAAAGGAGAATAAGGCAAGTGGTAGCATGACCCATAGAGAAGAAATACTCCAGTACATCTATAAAAATCCAGGAATAACGTTTCGAAGACTTGCAGAAGAGCTTGGGATAGGGATAGGAAACCTTCAATATCATCTGTATCAGCTTGAAAAAGAAAACAAAATAGTTTCAAAGAAGCTTGGGGGAAAAAGATACATATTTCCCAAGGAATTTGAGAAAGAATACGAACCGTTGCTAATAGCAATCTCCAATGAAACCCAGAGAAAGATACTGCTGTTGCTGGCAGAGAGAGAAATGAACCAGCGGGAAATTGCAGAAAGATTAAAGCTGACTCAGGCAACGATAAACTATCATATGAACGTCCTAAACAAACTGGGCTTGATTGACAGGAGAAAACAGGGGCGAAATGTTGTGTACAGCCTGAAGTGTGACATCGAGGTGATAGTCAGGGTGATCAGCGAATACAGGCCGAAGCTGTGGGATAAGCTGGCAGATAAGCTTATTGACCTAATGCTAACCCTAAAGGGTGGTGAATTAAATGATTGATATAATACTCGATGTCGCAATAATTGGTATCGCACTTTTCCTATCCTTCGTCTCGTGGATAGCGTATAAAAAAAGCGGTATGAAAAGCATCTTATTCCTACTTCTTGCCTTTCTGCTCTTTGGAATTAAGAAAACCTTGGAAAACCTTCACATAATAGCGGGAATAAAAGAGAGCACCCTTGATATAGTGGCAACTGTGCTTGAGCTGATGATACTCCTGCTGTTTTTCATAGCGGTCGTAAAGATGGATTAGCGGACTATCAGCAGGGGAGGTTTTATAATTCCGGCAAGCTCCTCTAATAAACTCCCAATTCTTGTTTTTCCACTCTTCCCGTAAGCCCCCATAACAACCAAGGAATATGCCCCACTATTTGCCTCTTTTAGGATTTCATCCTTTGCTATTCCTTCTACGATCTTCATGGAGCAGTTCACATTCTCCTCATGGCAGAGCTCAAGCAGACCTTCCATTATCTCCTTAACACTTTTCTTCATTTCTTTCCATATCTGCTCTTCAAACTTTTTTATTTCTCCAATTTTATCACTTCGCATGCTTAGGTTAAAAGCAATAGCCTTTGCCTCCCTTCGATCGAGAACAGAAAACAAAATTACCTTGGCGTTTTTCTTCTTGGCTATGGCTATAGCGTGAAGTGCAGCTTTCTGACTCCATTTTGATCCATCTATAAGCACCAGTATTCTCATATTCACCACCCGATGTATCTAACCCAGAGTATTCCAACACCCACAGCAACCGTTACAATCATTATAACCATGCCAACTTTTAAAAAGTCCCCAAATGTTATTCTAATCCCTTCTCTCTCAGCAATTCCAATAACGACAACGTTTGCAGATGCTCCTATTGCAGTCCCATTCCCTCCTAAACAAGCCCCCAAACTGAGAGCCCACCAGAGGGGATAAACGTCCATTGAAGTTCCCATATGCTTTATCAAAGGTATCATTGCAGCTGTTAATGGGATGTTGTCTACAATGGCTGAGGAAAAAGCTGAAAACCACGTAATTGCAAGCAGAGCTTCACCTGAAGTATGCACGTGATTTAACACCCACTCTGCAACTTGTGCTATTGTCCCTGTTTCCTCCAATGCTCCAACGATTATAAATAATCCCCCAAAGAAAAACAGAGCTGGCCACTCAATTTTTTCAAAGATGCCCTCTGGGTCTTCTCGTGTCCACAACAGTATTAGAGAAGCCCCAAGAAGAGCCACAACAGCAGGTTCTATGCCCAATTTGTCATGGAAAAAGAACAAAGCTACCACAAACAGGATTATCGCCACAGACTTCCTAAAAAGCCTTATATCCCTAATTGCAGCTTTTTCATCCAAGCCACGAAGGGTTTGTTTTATCATAACCTTCTTTTTAGGAGTTACCTTAAGGGCGCTGTTGTATGCAAGGTATATTATCAAGATGGTTACAATCAAATCAACTGCCGCTATGGGTCCCATATTACTCAGAAATTCATTGAAGCTTAATTTTGCCGCAGACCCTATCATTATGTTTGGAGGGTCTCCGATCAGGGTTGCAGTTCCACCAATATTCGAAGCGAAGATCTCAGAAAGCAGGAAAGGAACTGGATTCAGCTCCATTAAGCGGGAAATGTAGAGAAGCATTGGGGTTAACAATAGTACAGTTGTGACGTTATCCAGCACAGAGCTGACTATCGCGGTAACAACAGAGAACAACAACAGAACCCTAATAGGGCTTCCACGTGCAAGCTTTACAGTCTTTATTGCAACATACTCAAAAAGCCCACTGTTTCTGGCAGTGTTTACAATAATCATCATCCCCATTAAAAGGAACAAGGTGTTTAGATCTAAATATTTGGGAACCCTTTCCCATGGCACTATTTTCAAGAACAGAACCGCCGATGCTCCGAGCATGGCAGCGACTGCCCTGTGGATCCTCTCACTAACTACCAGCGCGTAAGTAAGGAGGAACACTGCAATTGCCACTGCTTCAGGGTTCATTCTTGCCACCTCAGTACACTATAACCGGAATATCAACATGCTGGACTATCTTTAAAACTACAGGGCTTAGCGGGTGAGTTTTTGTAATCTCAGAGCCGTAAGCTTTAGACAATACAAGCATGTCGTGCTTTTCAGCAAGCTTTATAACATCTTCCCCTTTATCCCCAAAGAACAATCTGATTTGGGGACTTATGCCGAGACCTTCAAAATTTTTAGCAATTTTTTCAAGCAGTAACCTTCCATCATTTTCCTCTTTCCTTCTGAACTCCTCACTGGTATCTTTGCCGAGAGTTTGCTCGATCACATGGAACACATGAGCATCAATGATATAAACAAGGATCACCCTTGCATCATTATAAGCCGACAGAGTTTCGTAGATTTCAGGCGGAATTTCACCTATAAATCTATCAAGAGGCATTAAAATTGATTTAATTTCTGGAAGCCTCATCTCTTCCTCAGTTAATAGAAATTCCCTGTATTCCTTGAGAATTCTTTCATACCTTCTTCCAGCGATGTTTTTAAATTTTCTTTGAATCAGCGATGAAAACAACCCCATCCATATCCCCTCAGCATTTTATTACAACGACTTAAAGATATTAAATTTATTTGGTGCAATCCTCTAATCTTAGATTCATGAACCACAAGAGCTATTAAATTAAAAATCTTTTTGGATTTGGGGGTGAAATAATGAAAAAGCTGTTGCCGTTCTTGGCATTAATTCTGCTTATTTCGCCACTGGCACTTGCTC
Above is a genomic segment from Thermococcus sp. SY098 containing:
- a CDS encoding alpha-amylase family glycosyl hydrolase translates to MRKLAVLLIPLLILPTVYAYQIPEKCVIYQIIVDRFYDGNKSNNQPFYDPTHSNYRLYWGGDLEGIIENLDYIKSLGISMVWLSPVNNNINRMASGSAPYHGYWTRDYKKIEEHFGNWRVFNTLVKEAGKRGICIIVDFVPNHSNPATDGEFGSLYDNGTFITNYYSDSKNATLNPYTGSLENIYHHNGNIKVWERFELKYGNLFGLADFNQLNPWVDEYLKDGASLFVRSGVCGFRIDAVKHMDLGWLTQFYAYLYIQEPLFIFGEYYKRNFEKDDDMFYFYQYSNVSSQLSIPIRNDIVRTFAFGGSLKTLARELERYYSHFVYPNKAVNFLDNHDLPRYLSEGKNLDRYHMALSLVMTLPGIPVIYYGDESYLVSKEGKGDPYNRPMMEFNNQTEAARIIRTLAELRKENNALAYGDFETVYADYNTWVFERKFGSEKVLVVANKVDSKNLTFSLNWSDGIYRDVLYGVKMQIKAGKAEISAPKNKVLVFSYESKQEKPLIGSITPYIAQPGQKLILGGAGFGKSGNVFIEGVRAEVLEWSDEMIVFKMPKLDTQKAWVEVYVETNGKRSNRIKLRYLNGNQKAFLLVLNASNLTGQLWIKGNISELAEPTPLMMSKTGYYFQVVSLPVNTSFSVDLYSGLPWEKLEPLNVTLYGKSTSKTIILTRTKPIPKHTQTVTESAAQSPSTSICGMGLVLILSLVVLFKKR
- a CDS encoding DUF257 family protein encodes the protein MAEHGFEFIFSKMRAGETVLIEYASVSSPEILLYVMERYCRQNDIPMIIDDIADTLPEFLTRLELIGLPIKGFGSIPVIKIGGHRESGEIVGRIDIEKYSLDFQYYNPVYEKVRPSKMAYNPVLGLHKLLLINSIKEYGGGVRLLRNISKYVGNKTRIAFYFINKSLVQSKFPEFLHLFEEMATSVMQWERSGSTYKLKVIKSANDDILEKIATIEFEDIKRI
- a CDS encoding TldD/PmbA family protein — protein: MIDELIKILNHKDVEWEIYWEIGRGSSFKVERCELVRAQRKYHSGVGLRIGYKGKVGFSYITGVNHDKNSLERFVNRTIKLAKVSEVPFYGFSTDNKHKKVKALYDRRIEEMSFDDAYSAALLLAEKEGELKERLGSEYALSGGMAFGVSVDGIANSNGVEKTEKTTGLSMSIHIIKRAERSGSGNYYKGFRLMPDLEEELSLGLEEALEEAELSYNAKKSSPYEGEIILEPHAVVSLVGILMVNLYGDNVYYKRSRFSKLGDMIASEAFTLIDDATLEGKLGSYSFDGEGNPSQRTVLLERGILKNFLFDETYARLMDTKSTGNAVRDFRTTPHIGNSNVIVDGKKENLEDLEKAVVVKRVFGEHTANPVSGDFSLTVELGYIIEKGEIKPFKDNMLVGNIFELISSIGSVGKKKEQIGSFLSPRVLVFGKIV
- a CDS encoding TldD/PmbA family protein, which translates into the protein MEIERLMKKAEELARRYGINYYEVRIVKINATHLEMQNSHLEELSSNMEIGIGVRAFQGAWGFSSANDMRRAEKAIETAMKIAKLMKGGSKVYLDDPIKDKAEIEAKKPFTDVDLEEKLELVKMMDKFLSGDGIVNRKVTYGDGLKWQFYFNSLGSEIETTVPRIRLSFSATAKKGKDMQSYWKIFGGTGGWEIIDRIDLGYWADFVKEKAKSLLNAQLPPSGEFDVIMDPELAGVFIHEALGHASEGDAIKNGESILEGKLGEKIAVEELTVVDDPTIEGKFGSYIYDDEGIKAKRVEIIKNGVLNEYLLDRETAAYLNMQPNGHGRAQSYNYQPLVRMSNTYIEPRDWSFEEMLSEVKKGLYLIGDKGGEVDIADGTFMFGAKEGYLIENGEIKAHIRDVALSGKILDILKNIRAIGKDLKVEFPGYCGKGQWVPVDDGGPHVLTRALVGGLL
- a CDS encoding winged helix-turn-helix transcriptional regulator, which produces MTHREEILQYIYKNPGITFRRLAEELGIGIGNLQYHLYQLEKENKIVSKKLGGKRYIFPKEFEKEYEPLLIAISNETQRKILLLLAEREMNQREIAERLKLTQATINYHMNVLNKLGLIDRRKQGRNVVYSLKCDIEVIVRVISEYRPKLWDKLADKLIDLMLTLKGGELND
- a CDS encoding universal stress protein, encoding MRILVLIDGSKWSQKAALHAIAIAKKKNAKVILFSVLDRREAKAIAFNLSMRSDKIGEIKKFEEQIWKEMKKSVKEIMEGLLELCHEENVNCSMKIVEGIAKDEILKEANSGAYSLVVMGAYGKSGKTRIGSLLEELAGIIKPPLLIVR
- a CDS encoding ArsB/NhaD family transporter, translated to MNPEAVAIAVFLLTYALVVSERIHRAVAAMLGASAVLFLKIVPWERVPKYLDLNTLFLLMGMMIIVNTARNSGLFEYVAIKTVKLARGSPIRVLLLFSVVTAIVSSVLDNVTTVLLLTPMLLYISRLMELNPVPFLLSEIFASNIGGTATLIGDPPNIMIGSAAKLSFNEFLSNMGPIAAVDLIVTILIIYLAYNSALKVTPKKKVMIKQTLRGLDEKAAIRDIRLFRKSVAIILFVVALFFFHDKLGIEPAVVALLGASLILLWTREDPEGIFEKIEWPALFFFGGLFIIVGALEETGTIAQVAEWVLNHVHTSGEALLAITWFSAFSSAIVDNIPLTAAMIPLIKHMGTSMDVYPLWWALSLGACLGGNGTAIGASANVVVIGIAEREGIRITFGDFLKVGMVIMIVTVAVGVGILWVRYIGW
- a CDS encoding universal stress protein; protein product: MGLFSSLIQRKFKNIAGRRYERILKEYREFLLTEEEMRLPEIKSILMPLDRFIGEIPPEIYETLSAYNDARVILVYIIDAHVFHVIEQTLGKDTSEEFRRKEENDGRLLLEKIAKNFEGLGISPQIRLFFGDKGEDVIKLAEKHDMLVLSKAYGSEITKTHPLSPVVLKIVQHVDIPVIVY